In Cerasicoccus sp. TK19100, the following proteins share a genomic window:
- the ilvC gene encoding ketol-acid reductoisomerase has translation MPAKVYTEADADMSVLEGKTLAVIGYGSQGHAHALNLKDSGCKVIIGLYEGSKSKPVAEKQGFEVFTTAEAVQKADVIMIALPDMKQADVYKSDIAPHLTPGKTLLFTHGLAIHYGLITPPEGVDVIMVAPKGPGHVVRTQYNEGKGVPALIAVAEGSSDSAKPIALAWAHGVGGTRAGVIQTSFKEEVETDLFGEQAVLCGGASALVMAGFETLTEAGYSPEMAYFECLHELKLIVDLMVESGISGMRFSISETAEYGDYVSGPRVINEESKKAMKQVLKEIQDGTFTKNWVQEYKDGCPNYKRMADAGKNHPIEKVGKELRALMPWVPKKEIGGTQAEYTSK, from the coding sequence ATGCCCGCAAAAGTATACACGGAAGCGGACGCTGATATGAGCGTCCTCGAAGGCAAGACGCTCGCCGTCATCGGCTATGGCTCGCAGGGCCACGCCCATGCGCTGAACCTGAAGGACAGTGGCTGCAAGGTCATCATTGGCCTTTACGAAGGCAGCAAGTCCAAGCCTGTCGCTGAAAAGCAGGGCTTCGAAGTCTTCACGACCGCCGAAGCCGTCCAAAAGGCGGACGTCATCATGATCGCTTTGCCGGACATGAAGCAGGCTGACGTCTACAAATCAGACATCGCCCCGCACCTGACTCCCGGCAAGACCCTCCTCTTCACGCACGGCCTGGCGATCCACTACGGCCTCATCACTCCGCCGGAAGGCGTCGATGTGATCATGGTTGCGCCGAAGGGCCCGGGCCACGTCGTCCGCACCCAATACAACGAGGGCAAGGGCGTCCCGGCGCTGATCGCTGTTGCTGAAGGTTCCTCCGACTCAGCCAAGCCGATCGCTCTCGCTTGGGCACATGGCGTTGGTGGCACCCGTGCCGGCGTTATCCAGACCTCTTTCAAGGAAGAAGTAGAAACCGACCTGTTCGGCGAGCAAGCCGTTCTTTGCGGTGGCGCGAGCGCCCTCGTGATGGCTGGTTTCGAAACCCTGACCGAAGCCGGCTACTCCCCGGAGATGGCTTACTTCGAGTGCTTGCACGAGCTGAAGCTGATCGTTGACCTGATGGTTGAGTCCGGCATCAGCGGCATGCGCTTCTCGATCTCTGAGACTGCGGAATACGGCGACTACGTTTCCGGCCCGCGCGTCATCAACGAGGAGTCCAAGAAGGCGATGAAGCAAGTCCTCAAGGAAATCCAGGATGGCACGTTCACCAAGAACTGGGTCCAGGAATACAAGGACGGCTGCCCGAACTACAAGCGCATGGCCGACGCAGGCAAGAACCACCCGATCGAAAAGGTCGGCAAGGAGCTGCGCGCCCTCATGCCCTGGGTTCCGAAGAAGGAAATCGGCGGCACCCAAGCCGAATACACCAGCAAGTAA
- a CDS encoding ATP-dependent Clp protease adaptor ClpS — protein MATSSPFTESETDTSVATELPWNVVVLNDPVNLMSYVVLVFRRVLGFDDDKARKHMLEVHELGRSIVWSGGREEAETYVHELHKWQLNAKLERDA, from the coding sequence ATGGCTACCAGCAGTCCATTCACCGAAAGCGAGACGGATACCTCGGTTGCCACGGAGCTGCCGTGGAACGTCGTTGTGCTCAATGACCCGGTGAACCTGATGAGCTACGTGGTGCTGGTCTTTCGCCGCGTGCTGGGGTTCGATGATGACAAGGCGCGCAAGCACATGCTGGAAGTTCATGAACTCGGCCGCTCGATTGTTTGGTCCGGTGGCCGCGAGGAGGCGGAAACCTACGTTCACGAATTGCACAAGTGGCAACTCAACGCGAAACTAGAACGCGATGCCTAA
- a CDS encoding carbon-nitrogen hydrolase, with translation MPEQTPRTVSIGLIQMAMQAEPASNVAQARELIIEAAKQGAQVICLPEMFNTLYFCITQDTEQFDLAEPIPGPCVEAMQALAKELGVVIIVPTFERRAPGLYHNTAAIIDADGSLLGKYRKMHIPQDPGFEEKFYFTPGDLGFQVWETRFGKLGVCICWDQWYPEAARLTALKGADILFYPTAIGWLPEEKAELGDAQHNAWETVQRGHAVANGCHVVAVNRVGTEGDTEFWGRSFVSDYYGQLKHRMEQESGVAIVQCDLKAQEDFRRIWPFFRDRRIDAYDGLTKRFLD, from the coding sequence ATGCCCGAACAAACTCCACGCACTGTCTCGATCGGCCTTATCCAAATGGCGATGCAGGCCGAGCCGGCGTCCAATGTTGCCCAAGCCCGAGAGCTGATTATCGAGGCGGCAAAGCAGGGCGCGCAGGTCATTTGCCTGCCGGAAATGTTTAACACGCTCTATTTCTGCATCACGCAGGATACCGAGCAGTTTGACTTGGCCGAGCCGATTCCCGGCCCTTGCGTAGAGGCCATGCAGGCGCTGGCGAAAGAGCTGGGCGTGGTGATCATTGTGCCGACCTTCGAGCGCCGCGCGCCGGGGCTTTATCACAACACCGCCGCGATCATCGACGCCGATGGCTCGCTGTTGGGCAAGTATCGCAAGATGCACATCCCGCAAGACCCGGGCTTCGAAGAGAAGTTTTACTTCACTCCGGGCGACCTGGGTTTTCAGGTCTGGGAAACGCGATTTGGCAAGCTGGGCGTGTGCATTTGCTGGGACCAGTGGTATCCCGAAGCCGCGCGGCTGACGGCGCTCAAGGGCGCGGATATCCTCTTCTATCCGACGGCGATCGGTTGGCTGCCCGAAGAAAAAGCCGAGCTGGGCGACGCCCAACACAACGCCTGGGAAACCGTTCAGCGCGGGCATGCCGTGGCCAACGGCTGCCACGTTGTCGCGGTCAACCGTGTCGGCACCGAGGGTGATACGGAGTTTTGGGGCCGCAGCTTTGTCAGCGATTACTACGGCCAGCTCAAGCACCGCATGGAGCAGGAGTCCGGCGTGGCCATCGTCCAATGCGACCTCAAGGCGCAGGAAGACTTTCGCCGCATCTGGCCGTTTTTCCGCGACCGCCGTATCGACGCCTACGATGGGTTGACGAAGCGCTTTTTGGACTGA
- a CDS encoding agmatine deiminase family protein — translation MKSPRRMPAEWEPQTALWLSWPVSLHIWPQKHEAVAEKFAEIAAVASRYQRVNINAAEEAHVAIRNQLRMAGAVWENVWLYDHPTNDVWCRDHGPIFVKEGEQVIVTNWTFNAWGGKFEPWDLDNAAPPRMAEALGLPCDTQSLILEGGAIEVDGAGVMLTTTPVLLNPNRNIGATRADYERVFQEVLGVHEVVWLPAELPNDDTDGHIDNLARFFAEDSVLCVSSQRMPALKENHDMLKERFGSVMELPLPDPVLNSDGEELPASYANYVLVNGAVLAPVFGQKTPDDWALGTLRECFPGREIVPIDCRLLLEEGGALHCISANQPA, via the coding sequence ATGAAATCCCCCCGCCGCATGCCCGCTGAATGGGAACCGCAAACCGCGCTCTGGCTTTCGTGGCCGGTGTCGCTGCATATCTGGCCCCAAAAGCATGAGGCCGTGGCCGAGAAGTTTGCCGAGATTGCTGCGGTCGCTAGCCGCTATCAGCGGGTGAATATCAACGCCGCCGAGGAGGCGCATGTCGCGATCCGCAATCAACTGCGCATGGCGGGTGCGGTCTGGGAAAATGTCTGGCTTTACGACCACCCGACCAACGATGTCTGGTGCCGGGACCATGGCCCGATCTTTGTTAAAGAGGGTGAGCAGGTCATCGTGACGAATTGGACTTTTAACGCCTGGGGCGGTAAATTTGAGCCGTGGGATCTGGACAATGCTGCGCCGCCTCGCATGGCCGAAGCCTTGGGGCTGCCCTGCGATACGCAAAGCCTGATCCTCGAAGGCGGGGCGATCGAAGTCGACGGCGCTGGCGTGATGTTGACGACGACTCCGGTCCTGCTGAATCCGAACCGTAACATCGGAGCGACGCGAGCGGACTACGAGCGCGTTTTCCAGGAAGTGCTGGGCGTTCACGAAGTTGTCTGGCTACCCGCCGAGCTCCCCAACGACGATACCGACGGCCACATTGACAACCTGGCTCGTTTTTTCGCCGAAGACTCCGTACTCTGTGTCTCCAGCCAGCGCATGCCCGCGCTTAAGGAAAATCACGACATGCTCAAGGAGCGCTTTGGCTCAGTGATGGAGCTCCCGCTGCCGGACCCGGTGCTCAATAGCGACGGCGAGGAGCTGCCCGCCAGCTATGCGAACTACGTCTTGGTCAATGGCGCGGTGTTGGCACCCGTTTTTGGCCAGAAAACGCCCGACGATTGGGCGTTGGGGACGCTGCGCGAGTGCTTCCCAGGTCGCGAGATCGTACCGATCGATTGTCGCCTGCTCCTCGAAGAGGGGGGTGCGCTGCACTGCATTTCGGCAAACCAGCCTGCGTAG
- a CDS encoding PAS domain-containing hybrid sensor histidine kinase/response regulator: MSNITPSMTDNLAKVIPWPYALCNRSGAIVHCNEVFLRLIGAEGGSGVGQLLSELMTTAQASQDLESLFSNASNEAWHGKLRIAGSQNLVLEAMMQADPESPDSVWLIIMENPVVNGQMILNPRSELRLLQILMDHTLDYVYFTDIHGRFVITNRAFQRTLETQYPGQEVGKSVGDFVTRETARWVGETDQEVLTTLKPIVNHVGLFQIRNGGAFWLQTTKMPVFDHNRLCIGLVSVSRDISEARQTENRLRMAIQRAEQANKAKSDFLANMSHEIRTPINGIIGMSELCLESDISPDQERYIQTVLNCSNTLLALVNDILDFSKIEAGQLELENIDFDLREAIEDTVDQFVSITRDRGLELAVKIDPSLPTVVSGDPIRFRQVLNNLVSNAVKFTEEGEVIIAARQSAVSGDRLKLLIEVSDTGIGISENRLDNIFETFTQGDSSTTRKYGGTGLGLSISRKLARMMGGDVFVDSELGKGATFSVELDVGIVSSETETEMLNLEELNGCRVLIVDDNLTNRQILDEVCRHWGLLPTTCDDGVKAIARMERAIADGAPFQLLLLDQQMPGLSGTDIASLVHSRSQLRDIRMMILTSAITQEERERGRQMGIGRFLTKPIKQNDLREAVLDVFGLSLGQQKLLKTGSSRAPIPMPRGDEMPRLRILLAEDNLINQEVALQRLTKLGHEVTVANDGQEAVDTFQTLVFDLVLMDVQMPKMDGLDATRRIRDIEANLNRRTPIIAMTARAMRGDEQVCLDAGMDGYLTKPFRAAKMREVLVQVLDRLERDAKVTVSGPQYEPATIALQLDEEDQEDMVLAARMFNDSFAQELAEFFPSDGAHDYDALKHYAHSLKGAAGLLRAIRLGQCAACLEDAAKRHDREGVDEALGQLSKEGALIRASLESFLLDS; the protein is encoded by the coding sequence ATGAGTAATATCACCCCGTCAATGACTGATAACCTGGCCAAGGTGATTCCTTGGCCCTACGCGCTGTGCAATCGCAGCGGGGCGATCGTTCATTGCAATGAGGTGTTTTTAAGGCTTATTGGCGCTGAGGGCGGCAGTGGTGTTGGGCAATTGTTGTCCGAGCTGATGACGACCGCCCAGGCTAGCCAGGACTTGGAGTCTTTGTTCTCCAATGCCAGTAACGAAGCCTGGCATGGTAAGCTACGCATCGCTGGCAGCCAGAATCTGGTGTTAGAGGCGATGATGCAGGCCGATCCGGAATCGCCCGACAGCGTCTGGCTGATCATCATGGAAAACCCGGTCGTCAACGGGCAGATGATCCTCAACCCGCGTAGTGAGCTGCGTCTGCTGCAAATCCTGATGGATCACACGCTGGACTACGTTTACTTTACGGACATCCATGGGCGCTTCGTCATCACCAACCGTGCGTTTCAGCGGACGCTGGAGACGCAGTATCCCGGCCAGGAGGTGGGAAAATCTGTTGGCGATTTCGTTACCCGTGAGACCGCGCGCTGGGTTGGCGAGACCGATCAGGAGGTGCTCACCACGCTCAAGCCGATCGTCAACCACGTGGGCTTGTTCCAGATTCGCAATGGCGGGGCCTTCTGGCTACAGACCACGAAAATGCCCGTTTTCGATCACAACCGCCTGTGCATTGGGCTGGTGTCGGTCAGCCGGGATATTTCCGAGGCTCGTCAGACGGAGAATCGCTTGCGCATGGCGATCCAGCGTGCCGAGCAGGCTAACAAAGCCAAAAGCGACTTCCTGGCGAACATGAGCCACGAAATCCGCACGCCGATTAACGGCATTATCGGGATGAGCGAGCTTTGCCTGGAGAGCGATATTTCGCCTGACCAGGAGCGGTACATCCAAACGGTTCTCAACTGCAGTAACACGCTGCTGGCCCTGGTGAACGACATTCTCGACTTTTCCAAGATCGAGGCCGGGCAGCTTGAGCTGGAAAATATCGACTTCGACCTGCGCGAGGCCATTGAGGACACGGTGGACCAGTTTGTCTCGATTACACGGGACCGCGGGCTGGAATTGGCGGTTAAGATCGACCCGAGCTTGCCGACGGTGGTCTCCGGCGACCCAATTCGCTTCCGCCAAGTGCTGAACAACCTCGTTAGCAACGCCGTAAAATTCACCGAAGAGGGCGAGGTCATCATCGCCGCCCGTCAGTCGGCAGTAAGCGGCGATCGGCTGAAGCTGTTGATCGAGGTTTCCGACACCGGCATTGGCATTAGCGAAAACCGGTTGGATAATATTTTCGAAACCTTCACGCAGGGTGACTCGTCCACGACGCGCAAATACGGCGGCACTGGCCTGGGCTTATCTATCTCGCGCAAGCTGGCGCGCATGATGGGCGGCGACGTCTTCGTGGACAGTGAGCTGGGCAAAGGCGCGACCTTCAGCGTTGAGCTGGATGTGGGCATCGTCAGCAGCGAGACCGAGACGGAAATGCTCAATCTGGAAGAGCTGAACGGCTGTCGGGTGCTGATCGTGGATGACAATTTAACCAATCGCCAGATTCTGGACGAGGTTTGCCGACACTGGGGGCTTTTGCCAACGACTTGTGATGACGGCGTAAAGGCGATTGCACGGATGGAGCGGGCCATTGCCGACGGCGCGCCATTTCAGCTCCTTTTGCTCGACCAGCAGATGCCGGGCCTCAGCGGCACGGACATTGCCTCGCTGGTGCACAGTCGCAGCCAACTGCGCGATATCAGGATGATGATCCTCACGTCCGCAATTACGCAGGAAGAGCGTGAGCGCGGGCGGCAGATGGGCATTGGACGTTTTTTAACCAAGCCGATCAAGCAGAACGACTTACGTGAGGCGGTGCTGGATGTCTTTGGTCTTTCGCTGGGTCAGCAAAAGCTGCTGAAAACCGGCTCTTCGCGCGCGCCGATCCCCATGCCGCGCGGCGATGAGATGCCCCGCCTGCGCATCTTGCTGGCTGAGGATAATCTGATCAACCAGGAGGTGGCACTACAGCGGCTGACCAAGCTCGGGCACGAGGTAACGGTGGCCAATGACGGGCAGGAAGCCGTGGATACCTTTCAGACCCTTGTGTTCGATCTGGTCTTGATGGACGTGCAAATGCCGAAGATGGACGGGCTGGATGCCACGCGCCGCATCCGTGATATCGAGGCCAATCTGAACCGCCGCACACCGATCATTGCCATGACCGCACGGGCCATGCGCGGCGATGAGCAGGTCTGCCTCGACGCCGGTATGGACGGCTACCTGACCAAGCCCTTCCGCGCCGCCAAGATGCGCGAAGTGCTCGTGCAAGTGCTGGACCGCCTGGAGCGGGATGCAAAGGTGACCGTCTCGGGGCCTCAGTATGAGCCCGCCACGATTGCCCTACAGCTCGACGAGGAAGATCAGGAAGACATGGTGCTTGCTGCACGCATGTTTAACGACAGCTTTGCTCAGGAGTTGGCTGAGTTTTTCCCCTCCGATGGAGCCCACGATTACGATGCGCTCAAGCACTACGCGCACTCGCTGAAGGGGGCTGCCGGCCTGCTCCGGGCTATCCGGCTGGGGCAATGTGCGGCATGCCTGGAGGACGCCGCCAAGCGGCACGACCGCGAGGGCGTGGATGAGGCGCTGGGGCAACTCTCCAAGGAGGGCGCGCTGATTCGTGCGTCGCTGGAATCGTTCCTGCTGGATTCCTGA
- a CDS encoding substrate-binding periplasmic protein → MIFVTPKLLSAGNFGSSVFARLLLIGALLIGLFGLSGCESDGGSSSKSSPATFIGPSPNILRVGVSADMPPFVYKQNGQLTGLEIDLARMMARDMNKEVRFIELDWEDLMPALQNNKIDILMAGMNYTPQRNAIIAMTTPYMNSGQMALVMRKNTQKYGLPGLIGNMKGKVGAEAGTTGEFLVQSSFPNATLITYDSAEEGAQAVADGEIEVLIHDAPTIYWLAGTYQNRGVTPARPVLSVDQMVWGVNRDNPELLQEVNNLVATWASNGELNRVVSRWVGM, encoded by the coding sequence GTGATTTTTGTAACCCCTAAGCTCCTGTCGGCTGGAAACTTTGGCTCCAGTGTATTTGCACGTCTGCTCCTGATTGGGGCCCTGCTGATTGGCCTGTTTGGCTTGTCCGGTTGTGAAAGCGATGGTGGCAGTTCGAGCAAGTCCTCACCGGCGACTTTCATCGGCCCGTCGCCCAATATCCTGCGGGTCGGGGTGTCAGCGGACATGCCGCCCTTTGTTTACAAGCAGAACGGCCAACTGACCGGGCTGGAAATCGACTTGGCTCGCATGATGGCGCGCGACATGAACAAGGAAGTCCGCTTCATCGAGCTGGACTGGGAAGATTTGATGCCAGCGCTGCAGAACAACAAGATCGATATCCTGATGGCGGGCATGAACTACACGCCCCAGCGTAACGCGATTATCGCCATGACCACGCCCTACATGAACAGCGGGCAGATGGCTCTCGTGATGCGCAAAAATACGCAAAAATACGGTTTGCCCGGCCTGATCGGCAATATGAAGGGCAAGGTCGGGGCCGAGGCTGGCACGACCGGGGAGTTTCTCGTGCAGTCCAGTTTCCCCAATGCGACTTTGATTACTTACGACTCAGCCGAGGAGGGCGCGCAAGCGGTCGCCGACGGCGAGATCGAAGTGCTTATCCATGATGCGCCGACCATTTACTGGCTGGCAGGCACTTACCAGAATCGCGGGGTGACTCCCGCTCGACCGGTGCTCTCCGTGGACCAAATGGTCTGGGGTGTCAACCGGGACAATCCGGAGCTCTTGCAAGAGGTCAACAACCTGGTGGCGACCTGGGCCTCTAATGGTGAGCTAAATCGCGTCGTGAGCCGCTGGGTCGGCATGTAG
- the hemC gene encoding hydroxymethylbilane synthase translates to MSDQPIILATRRSPLALCQAKLAQAHVENVFAGGKAELREFVTTGDKKTSWSLEDKGGKGLFTKELEDALLNGEADLAVHSAKDLPTEMPEGLALAAFLPRELVNDVLVVQEGVASPKVVATSSPRRRLQLKSYFPCAVWCEIRGNVDTRLRKVATGQAEATILAAAGLRRLGIQNYDGVVFKPLTIQQVVPAVGQGAIALQCRVADAEKFAALACPVTTFAVELERKFLAAMGGGCHTATAGHVCSGQLHTFHEDSGRQSFALPKTGEGVDAWLEDVVEKVLGA, encoded by the coding sequence ATGTCCGACCAACCAATCATACTCGCGACGCGGCGTAGCCCGCTGGCGCTTTGCCAGGCGAAGCTGGCGCAGGCGCACGTGGAAAATGTCTTTGCGGGCGGCAAGGCTGAGCTGAGGGAATTTGTCACCACCGGCGACAAGAAAACTTCGTGGTCTCTTGAAGACAAGGGCGGTAAGGGGCTCTTTACCAAGGAGCTGGAGGACGCGCTTTTAAACGGCGAGGCCGACTTGGCTGTCCACTCCGCCAAGGACTTACCCACCGAGATGCCCGAGGGCCTCGCGCTGGCGGCGTTTTTACCGCGTGAACTGGTCAACGACGTGCTCGTGGTCCAGGAAGGCGTGGCGTCGCCCAAGGTGGTCGCGACGAGCAGCCCGCGACGCCGCTTGCAGCTCAAGTCGTATTTTCCGTGCGCGGTGTGGTGTGAGATTCGCGGCAACGTGGATACCCGCCTACGCAAGGTCGCCACGGGGCAGGCGGAGGCCACCATTCTTGCAGCCGCAGGGCTGCGCCGACTTGGCATTCAGAATTACGATGGCGTCGTTTTTAAGCCGCTGACGATCCAGCAGGTCGTCCCGGCGGTGGGGCAGGGCGCGATCGCGCTGCAATGCCGCGTGGCCGATGCTGAGAAATTTGCCGCACTGGCGTGCCCGGTGACGACGTTTGCCGTCGAGCTGGAGCGCAAGTTTCTGGCCGCGATGGGTGGCGGCTGCCACACGGCGACGGCAGGCCATGTCTGCAGCGGTCAGTTGCACACGTTTCACGAAGATTCCGGCCGCCAGAGCTTTGCTTTGCCAAAGACTGGCGAGGGCGTGGACGCCTGGTTGGAAGACGTCGTGGAGAAGGTTCTGGGCGCGTAG
- a CDS encoding alpha/beta hydrolase — MHLTEYILTSRCGSYERQVWIVPGPSEPHRMCIFMDAEHYTRDLKALPVLEELLAAGAVPPMTLVFVSHVSAAARHADYVCNPDYAAFIAEDVFDWARGQCPEIQPTGNLIAGLSLSGLQSAYIALRYAEKFDYCLAQSGAFWWNDCAFMRFAKGHCAAGQRFWLSVGNRETQSGLTHQPSGMRQDISQIDGVRSAMAALQAIGGEVHYHEYEGGHAAQPWREELPAAFAWLLGG, encoded by the coding sequence ATGCATCTCACAGAATACATCCTAACTAGTCGCTGTGGCTCCTATGAACGCCAAGTATGGATCGTGCCCGGTCCGTCTGAGCCGCATCGAATGTGCATTTTCATGGATGCCGAGCATTATACCCGCGACCTGAAGGCGCTGCCGGTTCTCGAAGAATTGCTCGCGGCAGGTGCCGTGCCGCCAATGACGCTCGTCTTCGTGTCGCACGTCAGCGCGGCTGCTCGGCACGCGGACTACGTCTGCAACCCGGACTACGCGGCGTTCATCGCCGAAGACGTGTTTGATTGGGCGCGGGGGCAGTGTCCGGAGATTCAGCCGACCGGCAACCTCATTGCAGGTCTGAGTTTGAGCGGCTTGCAGAGTGCTTACATTGCGCTGCGCTACGCCGAAAAGTTTGACTACTGCTTGGCGCAGTCTGGTGCCTTCTGGTGGAACGATTGCGCCTTTATGCGCTTTGCAAAAGGGCATTGCGCCGCTGGTCAGCGTTTTTGGCTGAGCGTCGGCAACCGCGAGACGCAGTCGGGCTTAACGCATCAGCCCAGCGGCATGCGGCAGGATATTAGCCAGATTGACGGTGTTCGCAGTGCAATGGCAGCGCTTCAGGCGATTGGCGGCGAAGTCCATTACCACGAATACGAAGGCGGCCACGCCGCCCAGCCCTGGCGCGAGGAATTGCCCGCAGCGTTTGCGTGGTTGCTGGGCGGTTGA
- the cobA gene encoding uroporphyrinogen-III C-methyltransferase, producing MSTPGKVFLVGAGPGDTGLVTVRAKELIERCDALVYDYLANPELLKWTKVGCEKIYVGKQKGFHAIPQEEIEKILVNRAKKGLMVVRLKGGDPFIFGRGGEEAETLVNDGVSYEIVPGVTAALASAAYAGIPLTHREHSSSVAFLTGHEDPDKHEMHVRFEEFAKVGGTLCIYMGMGHLGEITERLLKAGLEPETPVAIVQWATTPRQRSLISTLANAVADKDAAGLSSPAVVVIGDVAKLSAKIGWFEQRPLFGKRVVVTRSRSQSSELSAALSQLGAEVLELPLISISEDEESTGEDIWPTLWNYRWIVFTSPNGVKYFFEKFYRQFDDLRSFGGMRIACIGETTASAVREQRLAVDLVPEEAVAENLAETLLREETLDNETVLVVTGNRNRDVLIERLEEGHAIVDVFPVYRTDLTNLDDDPAAMRFREAGADAITFASSSAVDGFVQQAKNLQPGEGARRPKGVAIGPKTAERMRQIGLPVDRLAKQASIDGLVRAVQSLWGK from the coding sequence ATGTCGACGCCTGGAAAAGTATTTTTAGTGGGTGCCGGGCCGGGGGATACCGGGCTGGTGACCGTGCGTGCGAAGGAGCTGATCGAGCGCTGTGATGCGCTGGTGTATGACTACCTCGCCAACCCCGAGCTGCTCAAGTGGACCAAGGTCGGCTGTGAGAAGATTTACGTCGGTAAGCAGAAGGGCTTCCACGCGATTCCGCAGGAGGAGATCGAGAAAATCCTCGTCAATCGCGCGAAGAAGGGCCTCATGGTCGTGCGGCTCAAGGGCGGCGATCCGTTTATTTTTGGCCGAGGCGGTGAAGAGGCCGAGACGCTCGTCAACGACGGTGTTTCCTATGAAATCGTGCCCGGGGTGACGGCCGCGCTGGCTTCGGCAGCCTACGCGGGGATCCCGCTAACGCACCGTGAGCACAGCTCGTCGGTCGCGTTTCTGACCGGCCACGAAGATCCGGACAAGCACGAGATGCACGTGCGCTTTGAGGAGTTTGCCAAGGTCGGCGGCACGCTGTGTATTTACATGGGCATGGGCCACCTCGGCGAGATCACTGAGCGCCTGCTCAAGGCCGGGCTCGAGCCAGAGACGCCGGTGGCCATCGTCCAATGGGCGACAACGCCCCGCCAGCGCAGTCTGATCTCCACCCTGGCCAACGCCGTGGCCGACAAGGACGCCGCAGGCCTCAGCTCGCCCGCCGTGGTGGTGATTGGCGATGTGGCCAAGCTCAGCGCGAAAATTGGCTGGTTCGAGCAGCGCCCGCTCTTTGGCAAGCGCGTGGTGGTGACGCGTAGCCGCTCGCAGTCAAGTGAGCTGTCCGCCGCGTTAAGCCAGCTTGGCGCGGAGGTGCTGGAGCTGCCGCTCATTTCGATCAGCGAGGACGAAGAATCGACCGGCGAAGACATTTGGCCGACGCTCTGGAACTACCGCTGGATTGTGTTCACCAGCCCCAATGGCGTGAAGTATTTCTTCGAGAAGTTTTACCGGCAGTTCGACGACTTGCGGAGCTTTGGGGGCATGCGGATCGCCTGCATTGGTGAAACGACCGCCAGTGCCGTGCGCGAGCAACGACTCGCGGTGGACCTGGTGCCCGAGGAGGCGGTGGCGGAAAACCTGGCCGAAACACTTCTACGCGAAGAGACGCTCGACAACGAGACCGTGCTCGTCGTGACGGGTAACCGCAATCGCGACGTGCTGATCGAACGCCTGGAGGAGGGCCATGCGATCGTGGACGTGTTCCCCGTTTACCGGACTGATTTGACCAATCTAGACGATGATCCGGCTGCGATGCGCTTTCGCGAGGCTGGTGCCGATGCGATTACGTTTGCCAGCTCGAGCGCGGTGGACGGCTTTGTCCAGCAGGCGAAAAACCTGCAACCCGGCGAGGGCGCGCGCCGCCCCAAGGGCGTGGCGATTGGCCCCAAAACCGCCGAGCGCATGCGCCAAATCGGGCTGCCGGTGGACCGCCTGGCGAAGCAGGCCTCGATCGATGGTTTGGTGAGGGCCGTGCAATCTTTGTGGGGGAAATGA